The following are from one region of the Etheostoma spectabile isolate EspeVRDwgs_2016 chromosome 15, UIUC_Espe_1.0, whole genome shotgun sequence genome:
- the tnfsf14 gene encoding tumor necrosis factor ligand superfamily member 14, protein MSKDGYPSVYVVDTYATRPPLPPRLSQRRQRAGLAQTLLILLVSVALCGMVIEACFIYRLYQPESAPSASSSKLTGGEVISPSIESPSLILPSKPVAHLTDGQDVVHEKHIMAWSMNADPLLYEMDYKDRGLVIQKEGYYYVYSKVSFFVTDRFNHSVNRKTDRYFGGDIPLLMSRKYGKMQSNSYLGGVFHLTKDDVLFVKVSNTSNIRRHNSFENIFGAYMI, encoded by the exons ATGTCCAAGGATGGATACCCCTCTGTGTATGTGGTGGACACCTATGCCACCCGGCCTCCACTGCCACCCAGGCTGAGCCAGAGGCGACAGCGTGCCGGACTGGCACAGACCCTGCTGATCCTGCTGGTGAGCGTGGCGTTGTGCGGCATGGTTATCGAAGCCTGCTTCATCTACCGTCTCTACCAACCTGAATCC GCCCCCTCAGCATCGTCCTCTAAGCTCACTGGAG GTGAAGTCATTTCTCCTTCCATTGAAAGTCCCAGTCTTATTCTTCCGTCCAAACCGGTTGCACATCTGACAG ATGGACAAGATGTAGTTCACGAAAAACACATCATGGCATGGAGCATGAATGCAGACCCTCTTCTCTATGAAATGGACTACAAAGACAGAGGTCTCGTCATTCAGAAGGAGGGTTATTACTATGTCTATTCCAAGGTTTCCTTCTTTGTCACTGATAGGTTTAACCACTCTGTTAACCGGAAAACTGATCGGTACTTTGGGGGAGATATTCCCCTCCTAATGTCCAGAAAATACGGAAAAATGCAATCCAACAGTTACCTGGGTGGAGTGTTTCACCTCACAAAAGATGATGTCCTTTTTGTAAAAGTGAGCAATACCTCAAACATTCGGCGTCACAATTCCTTTGAGAACATCTTCGGTGCATATATGATATAA